A stretch of Cynocephalus volans isolate mCynVol1 chromosome 9, mCynVol1.pri, whole genome shotgun sequence DNA encodes these proteins:
- the CXCL6 gene encoding C-X-C motif chemokine 6 codes for MNLLLGCSVRIPGPSGSRCALLALLLLLTQPGPFASAGPVAAVVRELRCVCLTTTPGVHPKMISNMQVIAAGPQCTKVEVVASLKNGKEVCLDPEAPLIKKIIQKILDR; via the exons ATGAACCTCCTGCTCGGCTGCTCTGTCCGCATCCCGGGTCCTTCGGGCTCGCGGTGCGCGCTGCTCGCGCTGCTGCTACTGCTCACGCAGCCGGGGCCCTTCGCCAGCG cTGGTCCTGTCGCGGCCGTGGTGAGAGAGCTGCGTTGCGTTTGTTTAACCACCACGCCGGGAGTTCACCCCAAAATGATCAGTAATATGCAGGTGATCGCTGCAGGTCCGCAGTGCACCAAAGTGGAAGTGGT agCCTCCCTGAAAAACGGGAAGGAAGTCTGTCTAGACCCAGAAGCCCCTTTGATCAAGAAAATCATCCAGAAAATTTTGGACAG